A stretch of the Oceanicola sp. D3 genome encodes the following:
- a CDS encoding TetR/AcrR family transcriptional regulator: MARKTGSHAEITGPKVREAALRLFAQYGYAAVSMRQIAREVGVQAGALYTYTPDKQALLFDLMRDHMNEVLAGLGEMPDGSPGERLEWIVRFHIGYNLSRKDGVFINYMELRNLEPENHKAISKLRRRYEDAVEAVLVDGQEKGVFQIPDTRLASMAVIAMLNGVNTWYREGGRLSQDRVERIYWNMVRRAVKGA, from the coding sequence ATGGCGAGAAAAACGGGTTCACACGCAGAAATCACGGGGCCGAAGGTGCGCGAGGCGGCCCTTCGGCTGTTTGCACAATATGGCTATGCCGCCGTTTCGATGCGCCAGATTGCGCGCGAGGTGGGGGTGCAGGCTGGAGCGCTTTATACCTATACCCCTGATAAGCAAGCGCTTTTGTTTGATCTGATGCGCGATCACATGAACGAGGTTCTCGCCGGGCTAGGCGAAATGCCCGATGGCAGCCCGGGTGAACGGCTGGAATGGATTGTGCGCTTTCACATCGGCTACAACCTCAGCCGCAAGGATGGTGTCTTCATCAATTACATGGAGTTGCGCAACCTTGAGCCTGAGAACCACAAGGCAATTTCCAAGCTGCGCCGACGCTATGAAGACGCGGTGGAGGCCGTTCTGGTCGACGGCCAGGAGAAGGGTGTGTTTCAGATTCCCGACACGCGGCTGGCCTCAATGGCGGTGATCGCCATGCTCAACGGTGTGAACACGTGGTATCGCGAAGGCGGACGCTTGAGCCAGGACCGCGTAGAGCGGATTTACTGGAACATGGTGCGGCGGGCTGTGAAGGGGGCGTGA
- a CDS encoding TadE/TadG family type IV pilus assembly protein encodes MKNLITAGAEKEQAQKGAIGRLKRFAEETEGNLILFALFLLVCMCMAVGIGIDVMRFEMTRTKLQNTLDRAVLAAADMDQTLDPEEVVADYFSRAGLGDFNIDVTVDEGLNYRNVQATTEAEIKTLLMRMVGVKTFTAPASGTAEERVSNVEISLVLDISGSMGSNHKINNLRSAAKDFVDSVVVDDADGQISLSLVPYTAQVNAGPNIFNQLQKNNNGRHSYSHCIDFDSSDFDTTTISMTKNYQQMQHFEWSSENYRPIRNPGCPMRDYERIVALSKNTAELKDTIDDYRARANTAIHIGMKWGTALLDPSMRTIVNNLRAANVVDDAFIDRPADYDDDETLKVVVLMTDGENVDTYRIQSWAYNSNSEYAHWDKYPLWYYLYRYVNSRNRSQYYYRKYSASQADTMLDNICTAAKSAGITVFTIGFEVTNHSAGVMQDCASSPSHFFRVEGTEISEAFSAIARQINQLRLLN; translated from the coding sequence ATGAAAAATCTGATCACTGCGGGGGCGGAGAAAGAACAAGCGCAGAAGGGGGCAATCGGCCGCCTGAAACGCTTTGCCGAGGAGACCGAGGGCAACCTCATCCTCTTCGCGCTCTTCCTGCTCGTCTGCATGTGCATGGCCGTCGGAATCGGTATTGATGTCATGCGCTTCGAGATGACACGAACCAAGCTGCAGAACACCCTCGACAGGGCCGTTCTCGCAGCCGCCGACATGGACCAGACGCTGGACCCCGAGGAAGTCGTCGCCGATTACTTCTCCCGCGCCGGTCTCGGCGACTTCAACATCGACGTCACCGTTGATGAGGGTCTGAACTACCGCAACGTTCAGGCCACCACCGAAGCCGAGATCAAAACGCTGCTGATGCGCATGGTGGGCGTCAAGACATTCACCGCACCAGCTTCGGGCACCGCCGAAGAACGTGTGTCCAACGTCGAAATCTCCCTCGTCCTCGATATCTCGGGTTCGATGGGCTCGAACCACAAGATCAACAACCTGCGCAGCGCCGCCAAGGACTTTGTGGATTCAGTCGTCGTCGATGACGCTGATGGCCAGATCTCGCTCAGCCTCGTGCCCTACACCGCCCAGGTCAACGCTGGCCCCAACATCTTCAACCAGCTCCAGAAAAACAACAACGGCCGCCACAGCTACTCCCACTGCATCGACTTCGATTCCTCGGACTTCGACACCACGACGATCTCGATGACGAAGAACTACCAGCAGATGCAGCACTTCGAGTGGTCGAGCGAAAACTACCGCCCGATCCGCAACCCCGGCTGCCCGATGCGGGACTACGAGCGTATCGTGGCCCTGAGCAAGAACACCGCGGAGCTGAAAGACACCATCGACGACTACCGCGCCCGCGCCAACACCGCGATCCACATCGGCATGAAGTGGGGCACCGCCCTGCTCGACCCTTCGATGCGCACGATCGTGAACAACCTGCGCGCCGCCAACGTGGTGGATGATGCCTTCATCGACCGTCCCGCCGACTACGACGACGACGAGACCCTCAAGGTCGTGGTGCTGATGACCGACGGCGAAAACGTGGATACCTACCGGATTCAGAGCTGGGCCTATAACTCCAACTCCGAATATGCCCACTGGGACAAATATCCGCTGTGGTACTACCTCTACCGCTACGTGAACTCGCGCAACCGCTCGCAGTATTACTACCGCAAGTACTCGGCCAGCCAGGCTGACACGATGCTCGACAACATCTGCACCGCCGCCAAGAGCGCCGGGATCACCGTGTTCACCATTGGCTTTGAAGTCACCAACCACTCTGCCGGCGTGATGCAAGACTGCGCCTCCTCGCCCTCCCACTTCTTCCGGGTGGAAGGCACCGAGATCTCCGAGGCCTTCTCGGCCATCGCACGGCAAATCAACCAGCTGCGTCTGCTCAACTGA
- a CDS encoding TadE/TadG family type IV pilus assembly protein: MGALMPTDQMHKPERRPRRIPGGPASKLAARLLRFRRREEGNTTIEFVILFPIFIIIFMSCFELGMLMTRQVMLERALDLSVRDLRLGHWKPPTHDELKKALCDRAGVIPDCLNSMLIELQPVSKTTWTPLPPQATCVDKSAPIQPVTTFNGGNENQMMIVRACAVTKPWFVATALGLKLPLVDGENYAIVSSSAFVNEPGAGG; encoded by the coding sequence ATGGGGGCCCTGATGCCGACAGACCAAATGCACAAGCCGGAGCGGCGACCTCGCCGCATCCCGGGCGGGCCCGCGAGCAAACTCGCGGCCCGTCTGCTCCGCTTCCGTCGCCGTGAAGAGGGCAACACCACGATCGAATTCGTGATCCTCTTCCCGATCTTCATCATTATTTTCATGTCCTGTTTCGAACTGGGCATGCTGATGACCCGGCAGGTGATGCTGGAGCGTGCGCTCGACCTTTCGGTTCGCGATTTGCGCCTTGGCCACTGGAAGCCCCCCACGCATGACGAGCTGAAAAAGGCCCTCTGCGACCGCGCGGGCGTCATTCCCGATTGCTTGAACTCAATGCTGATCGAGCTGCAACCGGTGTCGAAGACAACCTGGACGCCCCTTCCCCCACAGGCCACCTGCGTTGACAAGTCTGCCCCGATCCAGCCGGTGACCACCTTCAACGGTGGCAATGAAAACCAAATGATGATCGTGCGCGCCTGCGCTGTCACGAAGCCTTGGTTCGTCGCAACGGCGCTCGGTCTGAAACTGCCTTTGGTCGATGGGGAGAATTACGCAATCGTGTCTTCCTCGGCCTTCGTTAATGAACCCGGCGCAGGAGGCTGA
- a CDS encoding pirin family protein produces the protein MSIRPVTELRPAQATLEGAGVKLHRAFGFHNPKELDPFLLFDDFRNERPEDFIKGFPWHPHRGIETITYVLAGTVEHGDSLGNRGVLGPGSIQLMTAGSGIMHQEMPSGNNKGQMHGFQLWGNLPASLKMTAPRYQDIEGTELPEIIDDDGTRIKVVIGDYRGYKSPVDGIAADPQYLDISVPAGVRKSFKVDTYRRAFAYVFEGDGRFADASAPGGVLLEKEVMGEEVNIRDLSGDRTLVRFGTGDEVTVQAGENGIRFLLISGAPIEEPVAWHGPIVMNRPEELQQAMADLRNGTFVKPAH, from the coding sequence ATGTCCATCCGCCCCGTCACCGAACTCCGCCCCGCCCAAGCCACTCTGGAGGGCGCCGGCGTCAAGCTGCACCGTGCCTTCGGGTTCCATAACCCCAAGGAACTAGACCCTTTTCTGCTTTTCGACGACTTCCGCAACGAGCGGCCAGAAGACTTCATCAAGGGCTTCCCCTGGCACCCGCATCGTGGCATCGAGACAATCACCTACGTGCTCGCGGGCACCGTCGAACACGGTGACAGCCTCGGCAATCGCGGCGTTCTCGGCCCGGGTTCGATCCAGCTGATGACCGCCGGATCGGGGATCATGCACCAGGAAATGCCCTCCGGAAACAACAAGGGCCAGATGCACGGCTTCCAGCTCTGGGGCAACCTGCCCGCCTCGCTGAAGATGACAGCCCCCCGCTACCAAGACATCGAGGGCACGGAACTGCCTGAAATCATTGACGATGACGGCACCCGCATCAAGGTCGTGATCGGTGACTATCGCGGCTACAAGAGCCCTGTCGACGGCATCGCCGCCGATCCTCAGTATCTCGACATTTCCGTGCCCGCCGGGGTGCGCAAATCCTTCAAGGTCGACACCTATCGCCGCGCCTTCGCCTATGTTTTCGAAGGCGATGGCCGCTTTGCCGACGCCTCCGCGCCGGGTGGGGTGTTGCTTGAAAAAGAGGTGATGGGCGAGGAGGTGAACATCCGTGACCTTTCGGGTGACCGAACCCTCGTGCGTTTCGGCACGGGCGACGAAGTGACTGTTCAGGCAGGCGAAAATGGCATCCGCTTCCTGCTCATCTCCGGCGCGCCGATCGAGGAGCCGGTGGCTTGGCATGGGCCGATCGTGATGAACCGCCCCGAAGAGTTGCAGCAGGCGATGGCCGATCTCCGCAATGGCACTTTCGTCAAACCGGCGCACTAA
- a CDS encoding TadE/TadG family type IV pilus assembly protein: MLTTLRTFRARLAAFAVDARGSLSVEAALILPLLCWFYVASFVWFDAFRTQNSNLKATYTLADMLSRETDPVSEPYLKGLNTVYDYLTTTRHPTYIRVTVVKCTDNDGDEIDDCLTDSRNLQVDWSYATTGRSKLTNATLADYEDNIPLMPKGDQVILLETFMAYEPLFNAGIPASSFENFVITRPRFAPQLCYQTCS, encoded by the coding sequence ATGCTGACCACTCTTCGCACATTCCGTGCCCGTCTCGCGGCCTTCGCCGTGGACGCGCGCGGATCGCTCTCGGTCGAGGCCGCGCTGATCCTGCCGCTGCTCTGCTGGTTCTACGTGGCCAGTTTCGTCTGGTTCGATGCCTTCCGCACCCAGAACTCCAACCTCAAGGCAACCTACACCCTTGCCGATATGCTGAGCCGCGAGACGGATCCCGTGTCCGAGCCCTACCTCAAGGGCCTCAACACCGTGTACGACTATCTCACCACCACCCGGCACCCCACCTACATCCGGGTGACCGTGGTCAAATGCACCGACAACGACGGTGACGAAATCGACGATTGCCTGACCGACTCGCGCAATCTTCAGGTCGATTGGTCCTATGCCACCACAGGTCGCTCTAAGCTCACCAATGCCACGCTTGCCGACTATGAAGACAATATCCCACTGATGCCGAAAGGCGATCAGGTGATCTTGCTCGAAACCTTCATGGCCTACGAGCCGCTGTTCAACGCGGGCATTCCCGCCTCGAGTTTCGAAAACTTCGTCATCACCCGCCCGCGCTTTGCACCGCAGCTCTGTTACCAGACCTGTAGCTGA